A stretch of the Panthera uncia isolate 11264 chromosome E2 unlocalized genomic scaffold, Puncia_PCG_1.0 HiC_scaffold_20, whole genome shotgun sequence genome encodes the following:
- the LOC125916388 gene encoding cytochrome c oxidase subunit 4 isoform 1, mitochondrial, giving the protein MLATRVFSLIGKRAISTSVCVRAHGSVVKSEDYALPSYVDRRDYPLPDVAHVKNLSASQKALKEKEKAPWSSLSIDEKVELYRMKFNESFAEMNRSTNEWKTVVGAAMFFIGFTALLLIWEKHYVYGPIPHTFEEEWVAKQTKRMLDMKVSPIQGFSAKWDYDKNEWKK; this is encoded by the exons atgtTGGCTACCAGAGTGTTTAGCCTAATTGGCAAGCGAGCAATTTCCACCTCTGTGTGTGTACGAGCGCATG GAAGCGTCGTGAAGAGTGAAGATTACGCTCTCCCGAGTTATGTGGACCGGCGTGACTACCCCCTGCCCGACGTGGCTCACGTCAAGAACCTCTCTGCCAGCCAGAAGgccttgaaagagaaagagaaggcccCCTGGAGCAGCCTCTCCATCGATGAGAAAGTTGAAT TGTACCGCATGAAGTTCAACGAGAGCTTCGCGGAAATGAACAGGAGCACGAACGAGTGGAAGACGGTTGTGGGCGCTGCCATGTTCTTCATCGGCTTCACCGCCCTCCTCCTGATCTGGGAGAAGCACTATG TGTATGGCCCCATCCCGCACACCTTCGAGGAGGAGTGGGTGGCTAAGCAGACCAAGAGGATGCTGGACATGAAGGTCAGCCCGATCCAGGGCTTCTCAGCCAAGTGGGACTACGACAAGAACGAGTGGAAGAAGTAG